From a region of the Synechococcus sp. PCC 7335 genome:
- a CDS encoding IS6 family transposase, whose product MNNPYRGHRFPADIISYCVWLYYTFPLSFRDIEKMMLYRGITVTYEAIRGWCLKFAQSYANQIRKQRPKPGDKWHLDEVVIKIKGEQFYLWRAVDQHGVVLDILMQRCRNKAAAKKFFRKLLKPAGFAPRVIITDRLKSYGAAKKDILRNVEHRQHKGLNNRAENSHRQTRVRERRMGRFKSVGQAQRFLSAFEPIRGHFHPHQHKQTASEYRKTMRQQIDSWRLIAGVGVIA is encoded by the coding sequence ATGAATAATCCTTACCGTGGCCACCGCTTCCCAGCCGACATTATCAGCTATTGCGTCTGGCTGTATTACACCTTCCCACTAAGCTTCCGTGACATTGAGAAAATGATGCTCTATCGGGGCATCACGGTCACCTACGAAGCGATCAGAGGATGGTGTCTAAAGTTTGCTCAGAGCTATGCCAATCAGATTCGCAAACAGCGGCCAAAGCCCGGTGATAAGTGGCATCTCGACGAAGTCGTCATCAAGATTAAAGGTGAACAGTTTTACTTGTGGCGGGCTGTTGACCAGCATGGTGTAGTGCTCGATATCCTGATGCAGCGATGCCGCAACAAAGCGGCAGCCAAGAAGTTCTTCCGAAAACTACTCAAACCAGCCGGCTTTGCCCCTAGAGTCATCATCACCGACAGACTCAAGAGTTATGGCGCTGCTAAGAAGGACATCTTGAGGAATGTAGAACATAGGCAGCATAAAGGATTGAACAATCGAGCTGAGAACTCACATAGACAGACCCGAGTTAGGGAGAGGCGAATGGGCCGATTCAAATCGGTGGGTCAGGCACAGCGCTTTCTGTCAGCCTTTGAACCGATACGTGGTCATTTCCATCCCCATCAGCACAAACAGACGGCTTCAGAATATAGAAAAACGATGCGCCAGCAGATCGACAGTTGGAGATTGATCGCAGGGGTCGGCGTGATCGCATAG
- a CDS encoding filamentous hemagglutinin N-terminal domain-containing protein, producing MRYIRWEVTLATAIVGIILPWTGSVSAQLVPIPDDTLGEESSTLRPISPDYPGDVIEGGLRRGEALFHSFEEFHVEAGRVIYFDDPGVDSILSRVTGETESQILGLLGVFGDADLFLINPNGIIFGENARLDLKGGSLLATTADSVEFDGNVEFDSSGEGLPTAPLLTVQPSAFLFNSANPAAIVNNSRTLPPTGALSSWLELTPVYCL from the coding sequence ATGCGGTATATTCGATGGGAAGTTACGCTAGCGACGGCTATAGTTGGAATAATACTTCCTTGGACGGGTTCAGTGTCAGCGCAGCTAGTGCCTATTCCTGATGACACACTAGGAGAGGAATCTTCTACACTTAGGCCTATTAGTCCAGACTATCCTGGAGACGTAATCGAAGGTGGATTGAGGCGTGGGGAGGCTTTATTTCATAGTTTCGAAGAGTTCCATGTTGAGGCAGGTCGCGTTATCTACTTTGATGATCCAGGGGTTGATAGCATTTTGAGCCGAGTAACCGGCGAGACAGAATCGCAAATCTTAGGTCTGTTGGGCGTCTTTGGAGATGCCGATCTCTTTTTGATTAATCCAAACGGCATCATCTTTGGCGAGAATGCTCGATTAGATTTAAAGGGCGGTTCTCTTCTAGCAACTACGGCTGATAGCGTTGAGTTTGACGGTAATGTTGAGTTTGATAGTAGCGGCGAGGGTTTGCCTACGGCGCCCTTGTTGACGGTGCAGCCGTCTGCTTTTCTGTTCAACAGTGCAAACCCTGCGGCTATCGTTAATAATTCTCGAACACTACCCCCCACCGGGGCATTGTCAAGTTGGCTAGAGTTGACTCCGGTCTACTGCCTCTGA
- a CDS encoding formylglycine-generating enzyme family protein, producing the protein MFADQISRAYYTEPLEGLGRNIPLQILLIPGGTYRMGSPVSDFDPVRDETPHEVTVPDFFLGRYPVTQAQWRVVAAFPQVNINLKPEPSYFKGDNLPVERIAWYEAVEFCDRLSRFVDNRLSADSICSYRLPSEAEWEYACRAGTTTPFYFGKTISTEVANYKGAYNGDRTYDNPYEGDYRQTTTPVDCFKVANAFGLSDMHGNVWEWCQDHYGDYAQAPTNGSARITGKETAKRVLRGGSWADCPKMCRSAYRFNSLPENVDFRDGFRVSRSISKPQSASEIK; encoded by the coding sequence ATGTTTGCAGACCAAATCTCTAGAGCATACTACACCGAGCCTCTAGAAGGTTTGGGTAGGAATATACCACTGCAAATCCTACTGATTCCTGGAGGCACCTACAGGATGGGTTCCCCAGTAAGTGATTTTGATCCTGTACGTGATGAAACACCGCATGAGGTAACCGTGCCTGATTTCTTCTTAGGTCGCTATCCTGTGACACAGGCACAATGGCGGGTAGTAGCAGCTTTTCCTCAGGTAAATATAAATCTGAAACCAGAGCCTTCTTACTTCAAAGGCGACAACTTACCGGTAGAGCGAATAGCTTGGTATGAGGCTGTAGAGTTCTGCGATCGGTTAAGCCGTTTTGTAGATAATCGCCTTTCCGCTGATTCAATCTGCTCCTACCGCCTTCCTAGCGAAGCTGAATGGGAGTATGCCTGCCGAGCGGGAACAACCACGCCCTTCTACTTTGGAAAGACAATCTCTACAGAAGTAGCCAACTACAAAGGAGCATACAATGGCGATCGCACCTACGATAATCCATACGAAGGAGACTATCGTCAGACAACCACCCCGGTCGATTGTTTTAAAGTAGCGAATGCTTTCGGCTTATCTGATATGCATGGCAATGTATGGGAATGGTGTCAAGATCACTATGGAGACTATGCTCAAGCGCCTACGAATGGTAGTGCTCGGATTACAGGCAAAGAAACTGCGAAAAGGGTGCTAAGAGGCGGTTCTTGGGCAGATTGTCCAAAGATGTGTCGATCTGCGTACCGCTTCAACAGTCTCCCAGAGAATGTTGATTTCCGCGATGGTTTTCGAGTAAGTCGTTCAATTTCTAAACCTCAAAGTGCTAGCGAGATAAAATGA
- a CDS encoding cysteine hydrolase family protein, which translates to MKSANIEFESHTDENRCLLVIDVQNGFISQRTHYVARRIKSLLEKRLFDPVVFTRFINTPNSSYTRLLGWNRMFTSEETEISSLLQPFAKNIYNKSTYTALTEELSHFLKVRNIATVFVCGIDTDCCVLATTIELFDLGIRPYVLSHYSASNGGYNSAMAALTVLDRLIGSHHIIDHELDRNSILRY; encoded by the coding sequence ATGAAGAGCGCAAACATAGAATTTGAGAGTCATACAGACGAAAACCGTTGTTTACTTGTCATAGATGTTCAAAACGGTTTTATTAGCCAAAGAACTCATTACGTCGCGCGTAGAATTAAGTCTCTCTTAGAGAAAAGACTTTTCGACCCCGTTGTCTTTACAAGATTTATCAATACGCCAAACAGCTCCTACACTAGGCTGCTAGGCTGGAATAGAATGTTTACAAGTGAGGAGACAGAGATCAGTAGTTTGCTTCAACCATTCGCAAAAAATATCTACAACAAAAGCACATATACTGCGCTTACCGAAGAACTGAGTCACTTTCTTAAAGTTCGTAATATCGCTACGGTCTTTGTTTGTGGCATTGATACAGACTGTTGCGTGTTGGCAACCACAATAGAATTGTTTGATCTTGGGATTCGTCCTTATGTGCTATCCCACTACTCTGCCTCAAACGGTGGATACAATAGTGCAATGGCTGCGCTTACAGTATTAGATAGGTTAATTGGATCACATCATATTATCGACCACGAACTAGACAGAAATAGTATTCTTAGATATTAA
- a CDS encoding NB-ARC domain-containing protein, translated as MSRSIKAQPGCLNTLRIAIKRNGFLTQRALSERAGYSLATVKKFLSGKPVDFATFTELCETLNLEWEEIADLGLDLPEDKLSKKVSSQVEEDCYSLAQDPSGTIKARQAQHLSGQNSTPKCAQDWGKAIDTAIFFGREQALDTLEDWLVRDRARLVALCGMGGIGKTTLSAKLARQVEDHFDYLVWRSLKNVPPIQETLASLLSFLVEQSGDHLAEDRAASSLDGQLRQLTNCLRNYRCLIILDNIESLFEEGDRAGTYLAGYENYAQLLETFCETDHSSSILVTSRELPKEIAIQMGKTSPIRSFQLSGLASAEGRALIQTASPVDGTFTGAAADWDRLVEAYSGNPLALKIIAAAVRDYFDGSLPTFLEVVQKDSLIFGDIRQLLARQVKRLTVLERDIMYWLAINREPVVWRSLQADMVEAVPLDQLLEAVDSLERRSLIEKNGSYITQQAVVMDYFTQELIDRICKEVFAQAPEQLRSHGLVKASSSDYIYRAQIRLIISPILSKLQVQGASAADLDSTLTKLLEQVQALPKRDRSYLGGNVLTLLRHLGIDLQGYNFSNLTIRQTSLQGLILHDVVFSGSDLSNSLFNQPFGSIRAMAFRADNVLATGDTNGEIWLWQSQLSAGTSAMTAGDIGSHISTFKGHQNWVCSVAFSPDGTQLASGSADRTVRLWDAKTGKCLKVLEGHQNWVMSVAFSPDGTQLASGSADRTVRLWHVASGKCQRVLEGHGHGVWSVAFAATADYLASGSADRTVRLWDVRTGECLKTLIDHQHGVWSVAFHPDGSQLASGSADQTVRLWDVPSGKCLDTLLGHSNWIWTVAFSPDGSQLATGSADQTVRLWNVATRQCLRVLAGHSNWVWSIAFSPNGHYLTSGSEDRTMRLWNLMSGQCLKSLQGSGNWVWALAFSPDGKTLASGQGDRSLVLRDMQADLSLESSSKTLFGAQKAIWSVVFSPNGRQLASGNEDGGVHLWQLDKQLWRSPSKGESHYRFSGHEKSVWSVAFSPTGDRLASGSADQSIKLWDLDTRKCQQTLTGHQHWVSSVAFHPEENLLASGSYDRTIKLWDLATHNCVATWRGHTSGLWCIAFSPTGDFLVSGSLDCTVRLWDTHTGTCKQIFEGHKNWVISVAVSPDGQCIASASADRTVRLWNTHSGQLVHALQGHTNSVWSVDFSPDGKMLASGSDDKTIRLWSVETGDCLNVVKNREPYDGMNITGVKGLTASELSTLEQLGATQN; from the coding sequence ATGTCTCGTTCGATTAAAGCTCAGCCAGGTTGTCTGAATACGCTGCGAATTGCTATCAAACGCAATGGGTTTTTAACCCAACGTGCGCTATCAGAAAGGGCAGGCTACTCCTTGGCAACGGTTAAAAAGTTTTTAAGCGGTAAACCAGTAGATTTTGCTACCTTTACTGAGCTTTGTGAAACGCTCAACTTGGAGTGGGAAGAGATCGCTGACTTGGGCCTAGATCTACCCGAAGACAAGCTATCCAAAAAGGTTAGTTCGCAGGTAGAAGAAGATTGCTATTCACTGGCACAAGATCCGTCCGGCACGATCAAAGCGCGACAGGCTCAGCACCTTTCAGGACAAAACTCTACGCCTAAATGCGCTCAAGACTGGGGGAAAGCTATCGACACTGCTATCTTCTTTGGCCGGGAGCAGGCGTTAGACACGCTAGAGGACTGGCTGGTTCGCGATCGCGCTCGTCTGGTGGCGCTCTGCGGCATGGGTGGCATCGGTAAAACGACACTGAGTGCAAAGCTAGCGCGTCAAGTAGAAGATCATTTTGACTATCTTGTATGGCGCAGCCTGAAGAACGTGCCGCCTATTCAAGAGACGCTTGCGAGCCTGCTTAGTTTTTTGGTGGAGCAATCAGGGGATCATCTAGCAGAGGATCGAGCGGCTAGTAGTTTGGACGGCCAATTGCGGCAGCTCACGAACTGCCTACGGAACTATCGTTGCTTGATTATCCTTGACAATATCGAATCACTCTTCGAAGAGGGCGATCGCGCTGGCACCTATCTAGCGGGATATGAAAACTACGCTCAACTGCTAGAAACGTTTTGCGAAACCGACCACAGCAGCAGCATTTTAGTTACCTCGCGAGAACTGCCTAAAGAGATCGCGATTCAAATGGGCAAGACTTCGCCGATTCGTAGCTTTCAGCTGTCTGGACTTGCAAGCGCTGAAGGGCGAGCACTCATCCAGACTGCTAGCCCGGTCGATGGTACCTTTACAGGGGCAGCAGCTGATTGGGACCGGCTAGTCGAAGCCTATAGCGGTAACCCCCTAGCGCTGAAGATTATTGCAGCGGCAGTGAGAGATTACTTCGATGGTAGCCTGCCTACTTTTTTGGAAGTGGTGCAAAAAGACTCGCTTATCTTTGGCGATATCAGACAGCTATTGGCGCGACAAGTGAAACGTCTGACCGTTTTAGAGCGTGACATTATGTACTGGCTTGCTATTAACCGGGAGCCAGTTGTATGGCGATCGCTTCAGGCAGATATGGTTGAAGCCGTTCCATTAGATCAGCTACTAGAGGCTGTGGATTCTTTAGAACGGCGCTCTTTGATTGAAAAGAATGGCTCTTATATCACTCAGCAAGCCGTCGTGATGGACTATTTCACCCAAGAGCTGATTGATCGTATCTGCAAGGAAGTTTTCGCTCAAGCGCCTGAGCAGTTGCGCTCTCACGGATTGGTGAAAGCGAGTAGCAGTGACTACATATATCGGGCACAAATCCGGCTCATCATATCGCCTATTTTGTCAAAGCTACAGGTGCAAGGGGCGTCTGCAGCAGATCTAGACTCAACACTGACTAAACTTCTCGAGCAAGTGCAGGCATTACCGAAACGCGATCGCAGTTACCTTGGCGGTAATGTCTTGACTCTCCTACGTCATCTGGGGATCGATCTGCAGGGCTACAACTTTTCAAACCTCACTATCCGCCAAACGTCGCTTCAGGGCTTAATCCTGCACGATGTTGTTTTTTCTGGTTCAGATCTTTCTAATTCACTCTTTAATCAGCCTTTTGGCAGCATTCGCGCGATGGCCTTTAGAGCGGATAATGTCTTAGCAACCGGCGATACCAACGGTGAGATCTGGCTTTGGCAATCGCAGCTGTCTGCTGGTACGTCGGCAATGACCGCTGGTGATATTGGCTCTCATATCTCTACGTTTAAGGGACATCAAAACTGGGTGTGCTCAGTGGCGTTCAGTCCAGATGGAACGCAGCTAGCCAGCGGCAGCGCCGATCGCACCGTTCGGCTATGGGATGCAAAAACGGGTAAGTGCTTAAAGGTGCTAGAAGGACACCAGAACTGGGTGATGTCTGTAGCCTTTAGTCCAGATGGAACGCAGCTAGCCAGTGGCAGCGCCGACCGCACCGTCCGGCTGTGGCATGTGGCTTCAGGCAAGTGTCAGCGTGTTCTAGAAGGTCATGGTCATGGTGTCTGGTCAGTGGCATTTGCCGCCACCGCAGACTATCTAGCCAGCGGCAGCGCCGACCGTACCGTTCGGCTATGGGATGTGCGTACGGGTGAGTGCCTAAAAACTTTAATAGACCACCAGCACGGCGTATGGTCTGTGGCGTTTCATCCAGATGGTAGCCAGTTAGCTAGTGGCAGCGCGGACCAAACGGTTCGACTGTGGGATGTGCCTTCAGGGAAGTGTTTAGACACTTTGCTCGGTCATAGTAACTGGATTTGGACAGTCGCGTTTAGTCCAGATGGCAGCCAGCTAGCTACCGGCAGCGCGGATCAAACGGTTCGACTGTGGAATGTTGCAACACGGCAGTGTTTGCGTGTTCTAGCTGGCCATAGCAACTGGGTGTGGTCGATAGCCTTTAGCCCCAATGGTCACTATCTCACTAGTGGTAGCGAAGATCGCACAATGCGACTTTGGAATTTAATGAGCGGACAATGTCTGAAGTCGTTGCAGGGCAGTGGGAACTGGGTATGGGCGCTAGCGTTTAGTCCAGATGGCAAAACACTTGCTAGCGGACAGGGCGATCGCAGCTTGGTCCTGAGGGATATGCAGGCGGACTTATCCTTAGAGAGCAGCTCAAAAACCCTGTTCGGCGCGCAAAAGGCCATTTGGTCGGTGGTGTTTAGTCCAAACGGACGGCAGCTCGCCAGCGGTAATGAGGACGGCGGCGTACATCTATGGCAGCTGGATAAGCAGCTTTGGCGAAGCCCCTCCAAAGGAGAATCACACTATCGCTTTTCAGGCCATGAGAAATCTGTATGGTCAGTGGCATTTAGCCCGACGGGCGATCGCCTTGCCAGTGGCAGTGCTGACCAGAGCATTAAATTATGGGACTTAGACACTAGAAAATGTCAGCAAACGCTTACAGGACATCAGCATTGGGTCAGTTCAGTTGCTTTCCATCCTGAAGAGAATCTGTTGGCTAGCGGCTCTTATGATCGCACTATCAAGCTTTGGGACTTGGCTACCCACAACTGCGTAGCTACCTGGAGGGGCCACACTAGCGGACTTTGGTGCATTGCCTTTTCGCCGACAGGAGACTTTTTAGTCAGCGGCAGCCTAGACTGTACCGTTCGGTTGTGGGATACCCACACCGGAACCTGCAAACAGATTTTCGAAGGGCACAAAAATTGGGTCATTTCTGTAGCGGTCAGCCCAGATGGTCAATGTATTGCCAGCGCTAGCGCCGATCGCACCGTCCGACTGTGGAACACCCACAGCGGCCAGCTTGTTCATGCGCTGCAAGGACATACTAATAGCGTTTGGTCAGTTGACTTTAGTCCCGATGGAAAAATGCTTGCCAGTGGCAGTGATGATAAGACCATCCGCCTGTGGTCAGTAGAGACTGGTGACTGTTTGAATGTTGTCAAAAATAGAGAACCTTACGATGGAATGAACATTACCGGTGTCAAAGGACTTACAGCCTCTGAGCTATCAACGTTAGAACAACTAGGGGCAACCCAGAATTAA